From Pseudomonas sp. LS1212, the proteins below share one genomic window:
- a CDS encoding DUF2126 domain-containing protein, with product MSIHVALHHVTHYRYDRAVELGPQIVRLRPAAHSRTRILSYALKVQPEQHFINWQQDPQGNYLARLVFPEKTDVLRIEVDLVAEMAVFNPFDFFLEPYAEKIPFSYARDEKHELAPYLEQLPLTPKFAAYLAGIDRTPTASVDFLVALNQRLSEDIGYLIRLEPGVQTPEQTLENASGSCRDSAWLLVQLLRHLGLAARFVSGYLIQLTADVKALDGPSGTEVDFTDLHAWCEVYLPGAGWIGLDATSGLFAGEGHIPLACSPDPSSAAPISGLVEPCECEFVHEMSVERLWEAPRVTKPYSEEQWQAILALGRQIDTDLLKDDVRLTMGGEPTFVSIDDPDGAEWNTAALGPTKRRLSAELFQRMRQHYAPQGLVHFGQGKWYPGEQLPRWSLNCFWRRDGQPIWKNPALIAEESEDYGATDVLGGRFLASVAERLKLPTQYVFPAYEDNFYYLWREGSLPLNVTAEDSRLGDEMERKRLRKVFAQGLDKVIGQVLPLARTAAGDRWQSGRWYLRDSHCRLVPGDSPLGYRLPLGSQPWVSAAEYPYVHPTDANQDLPPLPARAALPDALATEAKDNEPERMPKVDESAEWLTRTALCAEARDGRLYLFMPPLERLEDYLELVSIIEATAQELNCPVLLEGYEPPGDPRLSNFKVTPDPGVIEVNVQPSASWDELVERTEFLYEQARQTRLSTEKFMIDGRHTGTGGGNHFVLGGATPADSPFLRRPDLLRSLISYWHNHPSLSYLFSGLFIGPTSQAPRVDEARNDALYELEIAFAQMPEPGQECPPWLVDRLLRNLLIDVTGNTHRAEFCIDKLYSPDSATGRLGLLELRAFEMPPHARMSLVQQLLLRALVARFWREPYAPAKLARWGTELHDRFLLPHFIEQDFADVIVDLNAAGYPLRAEWFSAHLEFRFPKVGDYAVNGIALELRQALEPWHVLGEEGSGGGAVRYVDSSLERIQVKLNGLAPQRYLLTCNGVPVPLQPTGRVGEYVAGVRYRAWQPANCLQPTIAVHAPLVFDVLDTWMKRSLGGCQYHVAHPGGRNYETLPVNANEAESRRMARFFRLGHSPGPLPVPTVQINDEFPMTLDLRRF from the coding sequence GTGTCAATTCATGTCGCATTGCACCATGTCACGCACTATCGCTACGACCGAGCGGTCGAGCTCGGCCCTCAGATCGTGCGCCTGCGCCCCGCTGCGCACAGCCGCACGCGGATACTGTCCTATGCGCTGAAGGTTCAGCCCGAGCAGCACTTCATCAATTGGCAGCAGGACCCTCAGGGCAACTACCTGGCGCGCCTGGTCTTTCCGGAAAAGACCGATGTGTTGCGCATCGAAGTCGACCTGGTCGCCGAAATGGCGGTCTTCAATCCATTCGATTTCTTCCTCGAGCCCTACGCTGAGAAGATCCCGTTCAGTTATGCCCGGGACGAGAAGCATGAGCTGGCGCCTTATCTCGAACAGTTGCCGCTCACGCCAAAGTTCGCCGCCTACCTGGCCGGCATCGACCGCACGCCGACCGCCAGTGTCGATTTCCTGGTCGCCCTGAACCAGCGCTTGAGCGAAGACATTGGTTACCTGATTCGCCTGGAGCCGGGCGTGCAGACGCCGGAGCAGACGCTGGAGAACGCCTCGGGCTCGTGCCGCGATTCGGCCTGGTTGCTTGTGCAGTTGCTGCGTCACCTGGGCCTGGCCGCGCGGTTTGTCTCGGGTTATCTGATTCAGCTGACCGCCGACGTCAAGGCGCTCGACGGCCCGTCCGGCACCGAGGTGGATTTCACCGACCTGCATGCCTGGTGTGAAGTCTATTTGCCGGGCGCTGGCTGGATCGGCCTGGATGCGACCTCAGGTTTGTTTGCTGGAGAAGGGCATATTCCGCTGGCCTGCAGCCCGGACCCGTCTTCGGCGGCACCGATCAGCGGGCTGGTCGAGCCGTGTGAATGCGAGTTCGTCCATGAGATGTCGGTCGAGCGCCTGTGGGAAGCGCCCCGCGTTACCAAGCCGTACAGCGAAGAGCAATGGCAGGCGATTCTCGCCCTCGGCCGACAGATCGATACGGACCTGCTCAAGGACGACGTTCGCTTGACCATGGGCGGTGAACCGACCTTCGTCTCCATCGACGACCCCGATGGCGCCGAATGGAACACGGCAGCCCTGGGCCCAACCAAACGGCGCCTGTCGGCCGAGCTGTTCCAGCGCATGCGCCAGCATTATGCGCCACAAGGCCTGGTGCACTTTGGCCAGGGCAAGTGGTACCCCGGCGAGCAGTTGCCGCGCTGGTCGTTGAACTGTTTCTGGCGCCGCGATGGGCAACCGATCTGGAAGAACCCTGCGCTGATTGCCGAAGAAAGCGAGGACTACGGCGCGACCGATGTGCTGGGCGGGCGTTTCCTGGCCAGTGTGGCCGAGCGGCTCAAGCTGCCGACCCAATACGTGTTCCCGGCCTATGAAGACAATTTTTATTATCTCTGGCGCGAGGGCAGCCTGCCGCTCAACGTCACCGCCGAAGACTCGCGGCTTGGCGACGAGATGGAGCGCAAGCGCCTGCGCAAGGTGTTCGCCCAAGGGCTGGACAAGGTCATCGGCCAGGTCCTGCCGCTGGCGCGAACCGCGGCCGGTGACCGCTGGCAAAGCGGTCGCTGGTATTTGCGCGACAGCCATTGTCGTCTGGTGCCGGGCGATTCGCCGCTCGGTTACCGTTTGCCATTGGGGTCGCAGCCTTGGGTGAGCGCTGCAGAATATCCTTACGTGCACCCGACCGATGCGAACCAGGATCTGCCGCCGCTGCCGGCGCGAGCTGCGTTGCCGGACGCGTTGGCAACCGAGGCAAAAGACAACGAACCCGAGCGCATGCCCAAGGTCGACGAGTCCGCCGAATGGCTGACCCGCACGGCCTTGTGTGCCGAGGCCCGGGACGGGCGCCTGTATCTGTTCATGCCGCCGCTGGAGCGTCTGGAAGACTACCTGGAACTGGTCAGCATCATCGAAGCGACTGCGCAGGAGCTCAATTGCCCGGTGCTGCTGGAAGGTTACGAGCCACCCGGCGACCCGCGCCTGAGCAACTTCAAGGTCACCCCCGATCCAGGTGTGATCGAAGTCAACGTACAGCCTTCGGCCAGTTGGGACGAGTTGGTCGAGCGTACCGAGTTTCTTTATGAGCAGGCGCGGCAGACCCGCCTGAGCACCGAGAAATTCATGATCGACGGTCGCCATACCGGTACCGGCGGCGGCAACCACTTCGTCCTCGGCGGGGCGACGCCGGCCGATTCGCCGTTCCTGCGCAGGCCCGACCTGCTGCGCAGCCTGATCAGCTACTGGCACAACCATCCTTCGCTTTCGTATCTGTTTTCCGGCTTGTTCATCGGCCCGACTTCGCAGGCGCCGCGCGTCGACGAGGCGCGCAACGATGCACTGTATGAACTGGAAATCGCCTTTGCGCAGATGCCCGAACCTGGCCAGGAGTGTCCGCCGTGGCTGGTCGACCGGTTGCTGCGCAATCTGTTGATCGACGTCACCGGCAATACCCACCGCGCCGAGTTCTGCATCGACAAGCTCTACTCGCCCGACAGTGCCACCGGGCGGCTGGGGTTGCTGGAGCTGCGCGCTTTCGAGATGCCACCCCATGCACGCATGAGCCTGGTTCAGCAGTTGCTGCTGCGGGCGCTGGTTGCGCGTTTCTGGCGCGAGCCTTATGCACCGGCCAAACTGGCGAGGTGGGGTACTGAACTGCATGACCGCTTCCTGTTGCCGCATTTCATCGAACAGGACTTCGCCGACGTTATCGTCGACCTCAACGCCGCCGGTTATCCATTGCGCGCCGAATGGTTTTCCGCGCACCTGGAGTTCCGCTTTCCCAAGGTCGGCGACTATGCCGTCAACGGTATCGCGCTGGAGTTGCGCCAGGCGCTGGAGCCCTGGCACGTTCTGGGTGAAGAGGGCAGTGGGGGCGGCGCGGTACGCTATGTCGACTCTTCGCTGGAGCGGATCCAGGTCAAGCTCAACGGGCTTGCACCGCAGCGCTACCTGCTGACCTGCAATGGCGTACCCGTGCCCTTGCAGCCCACCGGCAGAGTCGGTGAATACGTGGCCGGCGTTCGTTATCGCGCCTGGCAGCCGGCCAATTGCCTGCAGCCAACCATCGCGGTGCACGCGCCGCTGGTATTCGATGTGCTCGATACCTGGATGAAACGTTCCCTGGGGGGCTGCCAGTACCACGTCGCGCATCCGGGGGGGCGCAACTACGAAACCTTGCCGGTCAACGCCAATGAGGCGGAAAGCCGGCGCATGGCGCGGTTCTTCCGGTTGGGCCACAGTCCCGGGCCATTGCCGGTGCCGACCGTTCAGATAAACGACGAATTTCCGATGACCCTGGACCTGCGGCGTTTTTGA
- a CDS encoding circularly permuted type 2 ATP-grasp protein, with protein MPDLLDRYPLTAGTYHEMLDAGGAVRPHWKPLFNQLQRSSPAQLAQRQALLTRQIQENGVTYNVYADSKGADRPWELDLLPHLIAAQEWQQIAAGIAQRARLLNAVLADIYGPQQLIADGLLPAELVYGHNNFLWPCQGIEPPDGTYLHVYAVDLARTPDGRWWVTADRTQAPSGAGYALENRTIVSRALPDLYRDLQVRHLSGFFRTLQETLSRQAASENEVPLIVMLTPGRFNESYFEHLYLARQLGYPLVEGSDLTVRDATVYLKTLSGLRRVHAIMRRLDDDFCDPLELRTDSALGVPGLLQAVRQGRVLVANALGSGVLESPGLLGFLPTINQRLFGEELILPSIATWWCGEPPVLAQALEKLPELLIKPAFPSQSFMPVFGRDLDTRQRQALAERMQARPYAYVAQELAQLSQAPVWQPEDGQLQARAIGMRVFAVASADGYRVLPGGLTRVAAQADAEVVSMQRGGASKDTWVLGERAQAGEQWRAQRSIGVHDLIRRDPYLPSRVVENLFWFGRYCERCDASARLLRIILARYVDGDDPLALQAAVELGESLLLLPEEGELRERLLAALLDEEWAFSLRSNLQRLQWAASQVRGKLSQENWQALVELQREAMSLETDDPDFGELLDFLNRLVMSLAALSGFALDDMTRDEGWRFLMIGRRIERLQSLSGSLSAFLRGVAVFDQAGLEWLLELGNSSITYRSRYLAVPQLIPVLDLLLLDEQNPHAVLFQLKLVTRSLNRLNDDFGTPREPGLAMLVQRLQHFDLGTLENPLFGTTSVRAVLDGLANMLQTIAEASGQISDRLALRHFAHVDDVSQQTVSV; from the coding sequence ATGCCTGACCTGCTTGACCGCTACCCGCTGACGGCGGGGACTTATCATGAAATGCTCGATGCCGGTGGCGCCGTTCGGCCCCACTGGAAACCCCTGTTCAATCAACTGCAGCGCAGCAGCCCGGCGCAACTGGCCCAGCGCCAGGCCCTGCTTACCCGGCAGATCCAGGAAAACGGCGTGACGTACAACGTCTATGCCGACTCCAAGGGTGCCGACAGGCCGTGGGAACTGGACCTGTTGCCGCATCTGATAGCGGCGCAGGAGTGGCAGCAGATAGCTGCCGGCATTGCCCAGCGCGCGCGGTTGCTCAATGCGGTGCTGGCCGATATCTATGGGCCGCAGCAATTGATTGCCGATGGGCTGCTTCCCGCCGAGCTGGTCTATGGGCACAACAACTTTCTCTGGCCCTGCCAGGGTATCGAGCCACCGGACGGGACCTACCTGCATGTCTATGCCGTAGACCTGGCGCGCACCCCCGATGGCCGCTGGTGGGTCACTGCCGACCGTACCCAGGCGCCGTCCGGGGCCGGCTACGCACTGGAGAACCGCACTATCGTTTCGCGGGCACTGCCGGATTTGTACCGCGACCTGCAGGTTCGGCACCTGTCCGGTTTCTTTCGTACCTTGCAGGAAACATTGTCCCGGCAGGCAGCCAGCGAAAACGAAGTGCCGCTGATTGTCATGCTGACCCCCGGGCGCTTCAACGAAAGCTACTTCGAACACCTTTACCTGGCCCGCCAGCTCGGTTATCCGCTGGTGGAGGGCAGTGACCTCACGGTGCGCGATGCAACGGTCTACCTGAAAACCCTGAGTGGCTTGCGCCGGGTGCACGCCATCATGCGGCGCCTGGACGACGACTTCTGCGACCCGCTGGAGCTGCGCACCGATTCGGCGCTGGGTGTGCCCGGCCTGTTGCAGGCGGTACGCCAAGGCCGCGTGCTGGTGGCCAACGCCCTGGGTAGCGGCGTGCTCGAATCGCCGGGGTTGCTCGGTTTCCTGCCGACCATCAACCAGCGGCTGTTTGGCGAAGAACTCATTCTGCCGTCCATCGCCACCTGGTGGTGCGGCGAGCCGCCGGTACTGGCCCAGGCCCTGGAGAAGCTGCCGGAGTTGTTGATCAAGCCGGCATTCCCGTCACAAAGCTTCATGCCCGTGTTTGGTCGGGACCTGGACACCCGGCAGCGCCAGGCATTGGCCGAGCGGATGCAGGCGCGGCCGTATGCCTATGTCGCCCAGGAACTGGCGCAGTTGTCCCAGGCGCCGGTATGGCAGCCCGAGGATGGGCAATTGCAGGCCCGGGCGATCGGTATGCGCGTTTTCGCCGTGGCCAGTGCCGACGGCTACCGGGTCCTGCCTGGCGGGCTGACCCGGGTGGCGGCCCAGGCCGATGCCGAAGTGGTGTCGATGCAGCGCGGTGGGGCCAGCAAGGACACCTGGGTGCTGGGTGAGCGCGCCCAGGCCGGCGAGCAATGGCGTGCCCAGCGCAGCATCGGGGTGCATGACCTGATTCGCCGGGATCCGTACCTGCCGTCGCGGGTGGTCGAGAATCTGTTCTGGTTTGGCCGCTACTGCGAGCGCTGCGATGCCAGCGCCCGGCTGCTGCGCATCATTCTCGCCCGCTATGTCGATGGTGACGACCCGCTGGCCCTGCAGGCGGCGGTAGAGCTGGGCGAAAGCCTGTTGTTGCTGCCGGAGGAGGGCGAGCTGCGCGAGCGTTTGCTGGCAGCCTTGCTCGATGAAGAATGGGCCTTCAGCCTGCGCTCCAATTTGCAGCGCTTGCAGTGGGCGGCTTCGCAGGTACGCGGAAAACTGTCCCAGGAAAACTGGCAGGCGCTGGTAGAGCTGCAGCGCGAAGCCATGAGCCTTGAGACCGATGATCCCGACTTCGGTGAGCTGCTGGATTTCCTCAATCGCCTGGTCATGTCGCTGGCGGCACTGTCAGGTTTTGCCCTGGATGACATGACGCGCGATGAAGGCTGGCGCTTCTTGATGATTGGCCGGCGCATCGAGCGCTTGCAGTCGCTGAGCGGCAGCCTTTCGGCCTTTTTGCGCGGCGTGGCGGTGTTCGATCAAGCGGGCCTTGAATGGCTGCTGGAGCTGGGTAACAGCAGCATCACCTACCGTTCGCGCTACCTGGCTGTGCCGCAATTGATTCCAGTGCTCGATTTGCTGCTGCTCGACGAGCAAAACCCCCATGCGGTGCTGTTCCAGCTCAAGCTGGTGACCCGCTCGCTCAATCGGCTCAACGATGACTTCGGCACCCCCCGCGAGCCGGGCCTGGCGATGCTGGTCCAGCGCCTGCAACACTTCGATCTGGGCACGCTGGAAAACCCCTTGTTCGGTACCACAAGCGTGCGGGCGGTGCTCGATGGCCTGGCCAATATGTTGCAAACCATCGCCGAAGCCAGCGGTCAGATCTCCGACCGATTGGCATTGCGGCATTTTGCCCACGTCGATGATGTCAGCCAGCAAACGGTGTCTGTCTAA
- a CDS encoding transglutaminase family protein: protein MSAHYQILHDTHYRYDSPVSLAQQLAHLWPRDCTWQLCSEQTLQISPEPTSRRDELDVFGNPLTRLAFERPHDELRVCARLSVEVLPRAEVDFSRSPAWEMARNALIYSGSPLPTDVLQACRYRFESPYVRLKKSFVTFSESCFAPDRPLLLGVQALMEKIFDEFTFDAEATQVATPLVEVLERRRGVCQDFAHLMLACLRSRGLAARYVSGYLLTQPPPGQPRLIGADASHAWVSVYCPVSGWVDFDPTNNVQPALEHITLAWGRDFSDVSPLRGVILGGGSHDPEVSVTVMPRGEGLI, encoded by the coding sequence ATGAGCGCGCACTACCAGATCCTTCACGATACCCACTATCGCTACGACAGCCCGGTGTCCCTGGCGCAGCAGTTGGCACACCTGTGGCCGCGCGACTGTACCTGGCAATTGTGCAGCGAACAAACCCTGCAGATCAGCCCCGAGCCGACCAGCCGCCGCGACGAGCTGGATGTGTTTGGCAACCCGCTGACGCGCCTGGCCTTCGAGCGTCCCCACGATGAACTGCGGGTGTGTGCGCGATTGTCAGTTGAGGTGTTGCCCAGGGCCGAGGTGGATTTCTCCCGCTCGCCGGCCTGGGAGATGGCCCGCAACGCCTTGATCTACAGCGGCAGCCCGTTGCCCACGGATGTGTTGCAAGCCTGTCGCTACCGTTTCGAATCGCCCTATGTGCGCTTGAAGAAAAGTTTCGTGACCTTCTCCGAAAGTTGCTTCGCGCCGGATCGTCCCTTGCTGCTTGGCGTGCAGGCATTGATGGAGAAAATCTTCGATGAATTCACCTTCGATGCCGAAGCGACCCAGGTCGCCACGCCGCTGGTGGAGGTGCTGGAGCGACGCCGTGGTGTCTGCCAGGACTTCGCCCACCTGATGCTGGCCTGCCTGCGCTCACGCGGCTTGGCGGCGCGCTATGTAAGTGGCTATCTGCTGACCCAGCCGCCGCCCGGGCAACCACGCTTGATCGGTGCCGATGCCTCGCATGCGTGGGTCTCGGTGTATTGCCCGGTATCGGGGTGGGTGGATTTTGATCCAACCAACAATGTTCAGCCCGCGCTGGAGCACATCACCCTGGCCTGGGGCCGGGATTTTTCCGATGTGTCGCCGCTGCGCGGGGTGATTCTCGGCGGGGGCAGCCATGATCCGGAAGTCAGCGTCACGGTCATGCCCCGGGGCGAAGGGCTGATTTAA
- the azu gene encoding azurin, whose amino-acid sequence MFAKLVAVSLLTLASGQLLAAECKVDVDSTDQMTFNTKAIQISKSCKTFTVNLSHSGKLPKNVMGHNWVLSKDADAQPIATDGLSAGIDKNHLKEGDARVIAYTKIIGGGEKDSVTFDVSKLAAGEQYAFFCSFPGHISMMKGTVTLVD is encoded by the coding sequence ATGTTTGCCAAACTTGTTGCGGTATCCCTGCTGACGCTGGCCAGCGGTCAATTACTGGCTGCCGAATGCAAGGTCGATGTCGACTCCACAGACCAGATGACCTTCAACACCAAGGCCATCCAGATCAGCAAAAGCTGCAAGACCTTCACCGTTAACCTGAGCCATTCCGGCAAGCTGCCGAAGAATGTCATGGGCCATAACTGGGTCTTGAGCAAGGACGCCGACGCGCAACCGATCGCAACGGATGGCCTGAGTGCCGGTATCGACAAGAACCACCTCAAAGAGGGTGATGCACGCGTTATCGCTTACACCAAAATCATTGGCGGCGGCGAGAAGGATTCGGTGACTTTCGATGTTTCCAAGCTGGCTGCCGGTGAGCAGTACGCGTTCTTCTGCTCGTTCCCGGGGCACATCTCGATGATGAAAGGGACAGTCACTTTGGTTGACTGA
- the nadE gene encoding ammonia-dependent NAD(+) synthetase, producing the protein MQAVQQEIAQQLKVQPPFADQTALQDEVARRIAFIQQCLQNSGLKTLVLGISGGVDSLTAGLLAQRAVEQLRSRTGDEQYRFIAVRLPYQTQHDEHEAQACVDFIAPDERHTVNIGPAVKALAAEVQTFEGQPAATVDFVLGNTKARMRMIAQYTIAGARQGLVIGTDHAAEAVMGFFTKFGDGACDLAPLSGLVKNQVRAIARHFGAPESLVEKVPTADLEDLAPGKPDEASHGVTYAEIDAFLHGEPVRQEAFDIICRTYQKTHHKREMPFAP; encoded by the coding sequence ATGCAAGCCGTACAGCAAGAAATAGCGCAACAGCTCAAGGTCCAGCCGCCATTCGCCGACCAGACCGCACTGCAAGATGAGGTGGCGCGACGCATTGCGTTCATCCAGCAATGCCTCCAGAACTCGGGGCTCAAGACCCTGGTCCTGGGCATAAGTGGTGGCGTGGACTCATTGACCGCCGGCTTGCTGGCGCAACGTGCCGTGGAGCAATTGCGCAGCCGCACCGGGGACGAGCAGTACCGCTTTATCGCCGTGCGCCTGCCCTACCAGACTCAGCACGACGAGCATGAAGCCCAGGCCTGCGTCGACTTCATCGCGCCGGACGAACGTCATACCGTGAATATCGGCCCGGCGGTCAAGGCACTGGCAGCCGAAGTCCAGACGTTTGAAGGCCAACCGGCGGCAACCGTGGATTTCGTGCTGGGCAATACCAAGGCGCGGATGCGCATGATCGCGCAATACACCATCGCTGGTGCACGCCAGGGGTTGGTGATAGGTACCGATCATGCCGCCGAAGCGGTCATGGGTTTCTTTACCAAGTTCGGCGACGGCGCCTGCGACCTGGCGCCCTTGAGCGGCCTGGTGAAGAATCAGGTACGCGCCATTGCCCGCCACTTTGGAGCGCCGGAGTCATTGGTAGAAAAAGTGCCGACGGCGGACCTCGAGGACCTTGCACCGGGCAAGCCGGACGAAGCGTCCCATGGTGTTACCTATGCGGAAATTGATGCTTTCCTGCATGGCGAGCCGGTGCGCCAGGAAGCGTTCGATATTATTTGCAGGACTTACCAGAAGACCCATCACAAGCGCGAGATGCCTTTCGCGCCTTGA
- a CDS encoding branched-chain amino acid ABC transporter substrate-binding protein, protein MSQTFYRKGFLALAVATAMGVTSFVQADVKIGVAGPMTGPSASFGEQYMKGAQAAADAINAAGGINGEKLVLVKGDDACEPKQAVAVANRLADQDKVIGVVGHFCSSSTIPASEVYDEAGIITITPGSTNPKVTERGLNAMFRMCGRDDQQGIVAGDYIVDVLKGKKVAVLHDKDTYGQGLADATKAQLEKRGLKPVLYEGLTRGEKDFSAVVTKIRGTGADIVYFGGLHPEAGPLVRQLREQGLKDVVFMSDDGIVTDEMVTTAGGAQYVDGVYMTFGADPRLLPDSKAVVDAFRKAGTEPEGYTLYAYASVQTLAAGFNGAKSNKGEDAAKWLKANSVKTVMGEKAWDSKGDLKVSDYVVYQWDKDGKYHQLEKQK, encoded by the coding sequence ATGTCGCAGACGTTTTACAGGAAAGGTTTTCTGGCGCTGGCCGTAGCTACGGCGATGGGCGTTACTTCGTTTGTTCAGGCCGACGTCAAGATCGGTGTGGCAGGGCCTATGACGGGTCCAAGTGCATCTTTTGGCGAGCAGTACATGAAGGGGGCACAAGCAGCGGCTGATGCGATCAACGCGGCAGGTGGCATCAACGGCGAGAAGCTGGTGCTGGTCAAGGGCGACGATGCATGCGAGCCGAAACAGGCCGTTGCCGTGGCCAACCGTCTGGCCGATCAGGACAAGGTGATCGGCGTGGTCGGTCACTTCTGCTCGTCCTCGACCATCCCGGCTTCCGAGGTTTATGACGAAGCCGGCATCATTACCATTACACCTGGCTCCACCAACCCGAAAGTCACCGAACGCGGTTTGAACGCCATGTTCCGTATGTGCGGGCGTGACGACCAGCAAGGTATCGTGGCCGGCGACTACATCGTCGACGTGCTCAAAGGCAAGAAAGTCGCTGTCCTTCACGACAAGGACACTTATGGCCAAGGCCTGGCTGACGCCACCAAGGCGCAGTTGGAGAAGCGTGGCTTGAAGCCAGTGCTGTATGAGGGCCTGACCCGGGGCGAGAAAGACTTCAGCGCCGTGGTGACCAAGATCCGTGGCACCGGTGCCGATATTGTCTACTTCGGCGGTTTGCACCCTGAAGCAGGTCCGCTGGTGCGTCAGTTGCGCGAGCAGGGCCTGAAGGATGTAGTCTTCATGTCCGATGACGGCATCGTGACCGATGAAATGGTGACCACCGCCGGTGGCGCGCAGTACGTCGATGGTGTCTACATGACCTTTGGTGCTGACCCACGCCTGCTACCGGACAGCAAGGCGGTGGTGGATGCCTTCCGCAAGGCAGGCACCGAGCCTGAAGGCTACACCCTCTACGCTTACGCCTCCGTCCAGACCCTGGCGGCCGGTTTCAACGGCGCCAAGTCCAACAAGGGCGAAGACGCCGCCAAATGGCTCAAGGCCAATTCGGTGAAAACCGTTATGGGCGAGAAGGCCTGGGACAGCAAGGGCGACCTGAAAGTCTCCGACTATGTGGTCTACCAGTGGGACAAGGACGGCAAATACCACCAGCTGGAAAAACAAAAGTGA
- a CDS encoding ABC transporter permease subunit, translating to MDGIFLQQMINGLTLGAVYGLIAIGYTMVYGIIGMINFAHGEVYMISAYLAAISLALLAYFGLESFPLLILGTLIFTIVVTAVYGWTIERIAYKPLRNSTRLAPLISAIGISLILQNYAQISQGARQQGVPTLLEGALRMEVGNGFVQITYTKIFILVAAFVGMALLTYIIKFTKLGRMCRATQQDRKMASILGINTDRVISYVFIIGAAMAALAGVLITMNYGTFDFYAGFVIGIKAFTAAVLGGIGSLPGAMLGGIILGIAESQFSGLVNSDYKDVFSFSLLVLILIFRPQGLLGRPLVAKV from the coding sequence ATGGATGGTATTTTCCTGCAGCAAATGATCAATGGGCTGACCCTCGGGGCTGTCTATGGTCTGATCGCCATCGGCTACACAATGGTCTACGGCATCATCGGCATGATTAACTTCGCCCACGGCGAGGTTTATATGATCTCTGCTTACCTCGCAGCGATCAGTCTGGCTCTGCTGGCCTACTTCGGTCTTGAATCCTTCCCTTTACTGATTCTCGGCACGCTGATCTTCACCATTGTGGTGACGGCCGTTTATGGCTGGACCATCGAGCGCATAGCCTATAAGCCGCTGCGCAACTCCACACGGCTGGCGCCGCTGATCAGCGCCATCGGCATTTCCCTGATCCTGCAGAACTATGCACAGATCAGCCAGGGCGCACGGCAGCAGGGTGTTCCAACACTGCTCGAAGGTGCCTTGCGGATGGAAGTGGGCAATGGCTTCGTCCAGATCACCTACACCAAGATCTTCATTCTGGTGGCGGCGTTTGTCGGGATGGCCTTGCTGACCTACATCATCAAGTTTACCAAGCTGGGGCGCATGTGCCGGGCAACGCAGCAAGACCGCAAGATGGCCTCGATCCTGGGGATCAACACCGATCGGGTGATTTCCTACGTGTTTATCATAGGCGCGGCCATGGCAGCGCTGGCGGGCGTGTTGATCACCATGAACTATGGCACGTTCGACTTCTACGCCGGCTTCGTCATCGGTATCAAGGCCTTCACCGCTGCGGTACTGGGGGGCATCGGTTCGCTACCGGGTGCCATGCTCGGCGGGATCATCCTCGGCATTGCCGAATCGCAGTTCTCGGGGCTGGTCAACTCTGACTACAAAGACGTGTTCAGTTTCTCGCTGCTGGTGCTGATCCTGATCTTCCGTCCTCAAGGCCTGCTGGGTCGCCCTCTCGTGGCGAAGGTGTAA